ctccatctctctgttCTGTATGAATTTCCACAAATTGCCGtcacaacagcagcagcaaagcACTATTTGTGTGATCCGATCCAGTGAAATATCAGTTAATTTATTATAATCGTCCCTTTTGTGTCTGCTGTTTCTGAGAATATGAGTGacattgatgatgatgatgactaaAGGTAGttattgggtgaatctcatgaaatccATCAAGTACCAAGTATAAGTCCAGGTAAAAGAAAGATGAAGTTATATTTTGCTTTAAGaaattctaattactgtaatgtctaaaaaaaacccaaaaaaaaccTATATGTTTCAATTgaaaagtatttatatatcatgGTAGCATATGTTGTACTGACTtcatgctgattaaaaaaaaaacaacaacagtcatTATATTAGTAATGAGAAGCTCCAAGAAAATGAAGAGTAAAATGTCTGGATGCATTACTGAATTTGGAGAGGAAATGTCTTCATCTTCtcgattttgtggtgaaatataacAAGGACATGTTTTGATGAGATTCACCCTATCACAGTTTGTTTCTGTAACTTCTGACAGGTTTCAGCTGTGCCCAAGACTTTTCAAAAAGTCTCTGCACCCCCCCCCCCTGTGTTCAAACCAAATCTGCGCCCTTGCGTGTCCGCACTAatccgttttcgtttgaaaactgtTTTCATTTTTCTAACATCGTTTTCTCAGAGTATCCCAGAGAAAAGTCATTCTAGTGAGGATAATAGCCATAAGCGTAGAGtaaacaatgcatttttaaatgtttccagGTGAAAAGTAacacttacaaaaaatctagagttctggcaaacttgccccAAATTTGCcaatcattattttcacatgcaaatgagtttgtgatatgccacaaatgtttgccagaagtttgcagcttttcATCTGTAGTAGTGAACCTgcaacaaacctttggcaacaattaagagtttgcagcaaagctcatttgcatgaactcctgatttatttatttttttcctttttctcccaatttggaatgcccaattcccagtgtgcttttaagtcctcatggttgcgtagtgattcgcctcagtccgggtgggggaggacgaatcccagttgcctcagcgtctgagaccgtcagcccgcgcatctgatcacgtggcttgttgagcgcgttgccacggagacatagcgcatgtggaggcttcacgccatccaccgcggcaaccatgctcaactcaccacgcgccccactgagaacgaaccacattatagtgaccacgaggaggttaccccatgtgactaccctccctagcaaccgggccaatttggttgcttaggagacctgactggagtcactcagcacaccctgggattcgaactagtgaacaccaggggtggtagtgaactcttgatttttgtttcTAACATCATCTTCTTCTAAAGTATGTGGTACAaaagagtgttttcgaaagtcttATTTTTTTAAGACCATCGctattccagtgtggatgagaggcttaaacgtagcaaaataattgtttttgcaaccaaaaacatattagtgagAAGTGGCCTTAATGCTACAATCAGCTGGACTACTTAAATTATCAAATTatctatataattttatatttattgtagTTAGTATCAGAATTTAATTTGGATTTTGTAAACATACTTTATAATAAACTTAATTtggatgttttcatttaaatatatagGAACACAGCTTGATAGgagctgtaagcaattttagctgttctggaacttccacaagaccgagccgttgaattagccgcACCTCTCTTTCCAAAATCTCGCCCCCGTAAAGATACCATTGAGTTTGAGCAGAAGAGCAGCTGtggtcaaacacaacagtagcaaaatggcGCCCTCAACAGACAACTTTTTTGAATCTGAAtatggcattaaagggatagttcaaccgaaaatgaaaactctcatcatttattcaccctcatgccatcccagatgtgtatggctctctttctactgcagaacacaaacaaagatttttagaagaatatctcagtttcgtaaggccatacaatgcaagtgaatggtgaccaaaattctgaagctccaacaagaacataaaagcagcataaaagtaatctatatgactccgaTAAGCTATAATCTGTTTCCTGAAGCGATCCATTTGGCACTGCGCATGCACCAAGCACAAAGTAGTGTAATGAGCTTTATGATCGTGCCTAAAGACTCtacagaagtcatggattaaaccactaaagtcatatggattaagtttttgctgcctttatgtgttaaattctggtcaccattcacttgcattgtatggacctgcagagctgagatattcttctaaaaatcttcatttgtgttctgcagaggaaagaaagccatacacatctgggatggcgtgagggtgagttaatgatgagagaattttcatttttgggtgaaccattcctttaaacctTAATGATTTGCACCAACATCAACGCTTTGGACATTTTCCAAATGGCAgttttgcgcccttgaagggcactgcaggaaggggacgccactcgaaagtTCGTTCCAaacgaaagaaaaaaaatgtttttgctcaaAGAGCCCTTTTACAAGAAtattagtgaagggtacattcatacagtacttTCATGCTCCATTTAGAGTGCCTACATCAAGAGATGTGTCCATCGaagggagtagggcataggggtGATCATTTTCAATTGGAATTCGCCCTATGAGAACGCacacaatgattgacaggcagaattTAAGCGTCAAAGACCCCTCACATTTTTGTTTGGAGTCTAGTGCTGTCAGAGAAatcagtgagatatctcaggacattaatttcagtgatatctttctgggagtaggaacattttctgcatgccattccattaaaaaaatcgCTTATAACACCTTTAACTCATACAAAATGTTAGacgaaaaaaaaatgtaaaatgtgttttcaaagaaGTAGACCAATAAAACGGTTCCAGTCATTTTTAATTCACGGCTGATGTTAGTCTTCCCGTGCACTAGGCGCTGTAGAACTGAGCAGCGATTCATTTCTGTATGGCGTAGAAGAGCATATTCAATCCATCTCGCCCACTCTCTCCAGCACAAAATGCGGAAGCGGGCAATAGTAAGTATGAATAAGCGAAATCCCTTAGGGCTCAGTGCTAATATTGTTAAATTTGCGTCATTCCAAGgcaaaataaaatctataaaaatcATAAACTACTAGCATTCCAGAGTACATATATTAAAAATTAGTGCCTGATAAATATAACGTTCTAAATGTTGtgtaatgatattaaaatgaaggcTAAGATGTTAGCGCAACAGCTAACTTAAAGAAAGGGGCCAATCAGAGAGCTTCGTTTAACACACGTGACTTGTCCCTAAAGTCAATGCCGAGTGGACGCACTTCCTGCTGAAGTGAGATTGTAAAGTGGTGTCGCGAGCCGCAACAGTGACCAGGCAGCACGAGCACAGGCTTTAGGTATGAAAATAACATGCTTTTACTCTATTTGGTATTCTATACGTTGTATTCCTAATATACAAATGCTTTAGCGGCACATGTGATCGGCGGAGCCGCCTTGAGAGTATTTGGGTGAAGGATAAGTTTAAAGACAGCGAAAAGTTGCTGCTTCATGCTGTTATGCAGGTGCTAATGCTAAAGCTAAAACAGTTCATGAGTAAAACTGAAAGCAGCGTTTAAAACTCACATGTATGCCCCTCATTGTATacgtattatttattataaaataaatatagtgtATTTGGCTGAGACCTGGaggtgtgtttgagtgtttttgtgatgatatgcaacTTTCTGTTTCATTTAGCAGCTCTATGGATGTTTAGTGTTTGAGATTTTGACAGCAGCACAAAATGATCAATTCAATTAAGATTgtaattaacccttgtgcgacataagggacatttttgtctttttcatttttgtattttcaatcattttggctatgttaatgccaacggcataaattttgccaaaggtgtgtatttttgggggcatttttatattttaaccttcctataatacatctataatacactgtgtatacaaaatagttacactcaggaccttcaggacaaaattgtccacattgaaacccattaaatctgcaatatttgatcccagtgccattaaagcataaaatcatgaattctatgatatgctttcattctggagctctggcttcaaaatgtttaatattttccaccagatggcgccatttttctcatgtttagcctgtggagcaaatacatgcttttttcctattttctgtttgctgtattatagagcactgaaggccagttgaataaatgatgcagctaaaattgtgtgggtgtgtaggtatggatgtcagagtgtgttttgtatgtgtgtgtgtgtaaaaaaaaaaaaaaacaacaacagtggcattatgtaaacaaactggcatttaaagggttaaaatcctgaaaatgaatgaatatttggaagttatgatcaggactggtGTTGggtaaaaaaatctaagtcagtgaaagtggaaaataatataaatatatttgatggCAGTTgtttgacatggacattttgtcctctaaggtcctgattgtaacccttgtgcgtcaatttaaaagtTACATTAATTATACATGTGAAGGATGTTACTGATCAATAATGCATGTTTTGTCCTGTTTGCAGGATTAATTTAAAAAGAAGGGCGCTATGGTGAGTGTTACAGTTATTGGTTTATTTTATCTATCTGTTTTTAAAGTGGACATATTttacacttttgtagcatttaatgtttaatgtccaCTTAATAAAATTAGTCAAGGTTACCTGCACCAAAACAGTTGTCAttcaattttacaaataattttctgCATTCTCTTTCACCCTTAgaattaaaatgcttttttttttttttttttttttgctactatATCTTTAAGACTTGTGATGGTTGACTAACTCTAAACATTTGAAACAAGAAACAACACCCTGATCAAGTTGCTGGATATCAAATAGTCTTTTATAATGTGCGCATGGTTGTGTTTTCATAACCATGGCGATTTCTGATCCAGCTAAATAGTCAGAATTCACTATTTTGTTGTTTGTCATtgtaatatgtgtgtgttttatttctaGTCTCGGAGATATGACTCTAGAACGACCATCTTCTCTCCAGAGGGTAAGAGCCCACAGTTTTactgtttttaatattattttgaatgttgACTTAATGTCTTCTGCACTGTAAATGGGGTctctttgtgttgttggcaggaCGTCTGTATCAGGTAGAATATGCCATGGAGGCCATCGGTCACGCTGGCACCTGCTTGGGCATTCTGGCGAATGATGGCGTGTTGCTGGCAGCCGAGAGGAGAAACATCCATAAACTGCTGGATGAGGTTTTTTTCTCTGAGAAGATTTACAAACTCAATGAGTGAGTTGTGGTTTTCACATTTGATTCAAAGCTTCAGGCTGGGCACTTTTTAtggggagagttcacccaaaaatgaaaattctctcatcatttactcaccctcatacgatcccagatgtgtataactttctttcttctgcagaacacaaactgagatttttagaagaaaatctcagctttgtaggtccatacaatgcaagtgaattgtgatcagacctttgaaacCCTAAAAAGCTCATAAAGGGCAACATAAAGGCATGCATCACGGTGCATCAATCTATTAAAGAAATTTTGATTCATCGATTATGaaatttaagaatcgattatcattataaattaatacccaatgtgtccGTCTCATATTACACGAACCTTCTCGCAACAGACACGGAGCGGAGCATGCGAGATTTAAAGGGAAAGAAAGCGCACATTGAAAAAGTTTTTGCCGCCGAGTCCACCCCACGAACTTGTATaagttaaaatgaatgaatgaatggatatagatagatggatggatgcagTGGTGCCATCACATGTGTCAAAGAAGTATTGCCTAATTTTCATGGCAAGGCGTATAACACCAAATTAAGTGGGCTACCTGTTATAAaagcatgttgttgttttttcagttttgtgtTAATTTACTGTACGTAAGCATATTATCACTGCATGCTTATATAAGTATATAGTTATTTTACTGTCTTAAATCTCTTtgcatatacagctctggaaattaagagaccactgcaaaatgatcagtttctctggatttactatttataggtatgtgtttgagtaaaatgaacatttttgttttattctatagaCTACTgataacatttctcccaaattccaaataataatattgtcatttagagcatttatttgcaaaaaatggcaactggtcaaaataacaaaaaaagatgcagtgtttttagaccttgaataatgcaaagaaaacaagttcatattcatttttaaacaacacagtactaatgttttaactgaggaagagttcagaaatcaatatttagtggaataaccctgatttttcaatcacagctttcatgcgtcttggcatgctctctaccagtctttcacattgctgttgggtgactttatgccactcctggtgcaaaaattcaagcagcttggctttgttagatggcttgtggccatccatcttcctcttgatcacattccagaagttttcaatggggttcaggtctggagattgggctggcaatgacagggtcttgatctggtggtcctccatccacatcttgattgacctgactgtgtggcttggagcattgtcctgctggaaaaaccaatcctcagagttggggaacattgtcagcaagttttcttccaggataaccttgtacgtggcttgattcatgcgtccttcacaaagacgaatctgcccgattccagccttgctgaagcacccccagatcatcaccgatcctggTCAAGATGAGAGTAGTGTCAGTCTTCTAGGTGTTCAACTTTTGGAGCTATTTGGATTAGAAAATGAAAATTCGTAAAAATTTAAACGACTGATTGCAGAGCggaggatgatgtcatccaaattcacaaataaaatgcaacattatttacatgtctaaGACAATGCATAGCGGATTTATAGCCAATTAAAGGAAAAATTTCAAATCGCAAATTATCTTGTGAGTGATCATGGCGTAGTGGGCTAGAGCACATAACTAGTAATccgaaggttgctggttcgatccccacagccaccaccattgtgtccttgagcaaggcacttaactccaggttgctccggggggattgtccctgtaataagtgcgctgtaagttgctttggataaaagtgtctgccaaatgcataaaatcttTACTACGGTCTTTACATGCTACTAATAGACAGTTTTTACATTCTATGAGCCTGCTCCATTAAAGCCTGGATCgtatctgcctgcacatgacattttATCTGTAATTACGGGTTTCAGATTTCATGATGCATCGTAAATGTTAGTTAGAGAATCTTAATCAAATCGTTGTCAGAGGAAATAGTCACACCCCTAGTTGaagctcattgaccccacccaagGGCCAGACTTCACTTTGCTTAAATGTTCACaaaagttcacatttactatatagtctgctgttcaaaattgttattaattttgaaatactttgtcaacattattaaccttttttttaacTAGACTGCGTTATGTGCAGCATTAAGTTATACATTGTGACTAGCGTGTAACTTTATCTAGAAtctagataaaaaaaattttttttaaaacgtgCTAGTGCATTGTTAATGTCTTGCAGTATTTGTTCTTGTCATAGTATGTTTTAATGAAAACTGTTTGATTATCGTCATGGTGCATCTTTTTTGTCTTTATTGTTGACAcaacttaaatgttttgtttttttttacaaaaaaacaaattcatcaGTAATTTCGTTGACAACATTTTTAGTTCTGTTGCTCCCCTGGGAGGAGTTAAAGTAATTTGGAGGGTGTAGGTATGTTAATTTCTGTGCTTGAGAAATCTGTATGAGTAaatgtgtcgtgtgtgtgtgtaatgcagAGACATGGCTTGCAGCGTAGCAGGAATTACCTCAGACGCCAACGTCCTCACGAACGAACTGAGACTTATTGCACAGAGGTGAGTTAAGCCTCGTTTGGACACCTTTCAAAGCAGTGTTGTGTTTGCCAGCCAAAATGATTGGCAGGGTCCAATTCACTCCTACCAAGCACCAAGTGTGAGTGAAgattatggggcttttccactgcatggtacagctcgactctgctctctttttgggggttttccactgtggatagtacctgactttttttttagtatcacctcggtcgaggttccaagcgagccgagccgatactaaatgtgacgtcaaaaccctgcagatcactgattggtcagagagaattgtcACTACCAGAATcgctggatttgcgacacgggacatcaacctgctagttttaaagttagcaacagcgacagcaatatcatttgttcacatgactttcgaattgtaaaaagaaatggctgtgtgcaaaaccacgccgtggtcaataaacgaggtgcagacgttcctctcgttagcaacGAACGAAACGATGTGAAACGAAAAAGTCGGTGTTTACatgctagcggtcgtgttattgtttatggtcagtaatgtttgtgtcacgtttaagatgatgtcacggcagtagaggtggcgcaactatgacgatcagcctataatcccacccacgttgaggcggcactaaactgcagtggaaaagcaagctcagaaaagtaaagcgagcagagtcgagtccaaccgtaacgtgcagtggaaaagtgccattagtttGCAAATGAATCAAACTTCTGGCCAGTGTCCTgactacatttttaataattacaaCATAATGCATGGTTTGCATTGCAATAAAAAAACTGCAGTCTGACCTATCACTAATGTTTTTAGCTAGCAAGCTAAAaggttgctttttttatttatcataacCCCAGAACTCTATGTggtgaaacatttaaaaatttatGTCTGGTAATTTTTTTCCCAACTTATTTATAGCTTGTGTGCCAAAAATATGGTGGTAGATTACCTGAAATTCATACCTGTGTGTTTGCAGGTATCTCCTGCAGTATCAGGAGCCCATTCCCTGCGAGCAGCTCGTTACTGCACTCTGTGACATCAAACAGGCTTACACACAGTTTGGAGGTACGACTGCAAAATTAAGCCAAAATCTTGCATTAATAGTGTATTTCTGACATATCTAATATGGTCCTGGCAAAGCTTTGGGCTGCTGAGCGTAAACtctctgtgtgggtgtgtgtgatcAGGTAAGAGGCCTTTTGGTGTGTCTCTGCTTTATATGGGGTGGGACAAACATTACGGATTCCAGCTCTATCAGAGTGACCCCAGTGGAAACTACGGAGGCTGGAAAGCCACATGTATCGGCAACAACAGCGCAGTGAGTGAAACGCACATGTTCTGCAGACATTATCTGATCAAAAACGAATGCATTTATGTGCACCTAATAGAACATCATACCCATAAAGTAAATTCTAATCACAATGCagaaacatgcatgtaaacaataagtaAAAATGTTACAATATTATTGTGCCTTTTTTAACTTTAGAGCAGGGCTGGTACTAGGATGCGATCTTAAGGGTGGGCAAGTGGTGGTTGctggttttttgtgtgtttttatttttgtcagaCCTGTGTAGGGGAGCCCCCTTGATCGTTTTGCCATCCAACCGGAACAGAGGGGCACAAGAAAAATCTACAGGGACAGTGCCCCCCCCCAGACCCGGTGTTCTAAAAATCTGACCTTACCTGCTCAGGATGACCTACCTAACCTAGACAGTCTAAGCTGTCATGTTAGTCTGATGGAATGTGCTGCTTTCTCAGAATGATCTTGAATGCACTACAACAGGGGAAGCACATCGTGTCAGTTAAATATACCCATCAGAATGCACTGCCACTTTAATATTAATGGTACAAACAGGGGTAGCATATCTTGTCAGCACTACTTATCCGAATgcactaccatttaaaaaaaaaaaaaaaaagaaaaaaaaattgagcaGTTAATCAGCTGGAACAGATTGAGAATTTCTTCTGTTGAAAGTTGCACAGATaaattttttttaggaaaatccCTTGGACTCTTGACATCAGGGATGCAGGTTCAATGCTCCCATCTGGAGTGGGAATTGCACTGCACCTAAAATCAATTGGGGACATGAAAttgaaagaaacatttaatttaacaGTTCATCAggttgagggggcctgggtagttcagtgagtattgccgctgactaccacccctggagtcgcgagttcgaatcctgggtgtgctgagtgactccagccaggtctcctaagcaaccaaattggcccggttgctagggagggtagagtcacatggggtaacctccttgtggtcacgattaagtggttctcgctcccaatggcgtgtggtaagttgtgcgtggatcgcggagagtagcatgagcctccacatgctgtgagtctctgctgtgtcatgcacagcaagccacatgataagatgtgcagattgactgtctcagaagcggaggcaactgagacttgtcctccgcaacctggattgaggtgagtaaccgcgccaccacgag
This genomic window from Myxocyprinus asiaticus isolate MX2 ecotype Aquarium Trade chromosome 48, UBuf_Myxa_2, whole genome shotgun sequence contains:
- the LOC127437153 gene encoding proteasome subunit alpha type-4-like, whose protein sequence is MSRRYDSRTTIFSPEGRLYQVEYAMEAIGHAGTCLGILANDGVLLAAERRNIHKLLDEVFFSEKIYKLNEDMACSVAGITSDANVLTNELRLIAQRYLLQYQEPIPCEQLVTALCDIKQAYTQFGGKRPFGVSLLYMGWDKHYGFQLYQSDPSGNYGGWKATCIGNNSAAAVSMLKQDYKEGEMSLSAALALAVKVLNKTMDVSKLSAEKVEIATLTRENGKTRIKVLKQKEVEELIKKHEAEEAKAEKDKKEKEQKEKDK